The Megalobrama amblycephala isolate DHTTF-2021 linkage group LG16, ASM1881202v1, whole genome shotgun sequence genome includes the window tgaaaaaaatcagaattacgagtttatatcctgcaattctgacattataactcgcaattgcgagtttaaaaaagaaaaaaaggcaattgcaagaaaaaagtcggaaTCTTActgtttatatcccacaattctgaggtataaactcacaattgtgagtttaaattgcaattctgacataatttgcaattctgaggtataaacttgcaattgcaagaaaaaaagtcagaattacaagtttatatcccgcaattctgacattataactcgcgatTGTTTATacttcgcaattctgacttgctgaagtcagaattgcgagatgtaaactctcAATTgcgtgaaaaaagtcagaattatgagatataatgtcccaattatattttaaattgtattattctgtattattgtattattcTTTATTCCTGTAGCGTCCGTTATCTACCTGaactaaatggtttttatttctataaaaacctGCATGTTTGCTGAAACAAAACCTCTAATTGATATTATCAATATTAACAAAGATTTCATGTCATGCAAAGGTTGCCAAGGTTTCTCGGCAGTAAGAGAAACATTACACAAACAGAGGACCGTGGAGTGAAAGAATGCTTTATTTACCTCTGCCACGTCACACATGACCTCATCACACGCACAAGATTGAGAAGATACTGACTGACTGAAAACACAGCTGGCGTCTTTAAGAGGGAGAAAAACTGTGTGTGTTCATATGTTGAAGAGGTAAAGCCGGTGACTTTTTACATTGTTCCAATCACTAACTAAGAAACAAGTTAATCGGGTTTACTAAAATACTCTTTATTTTGCACTATACAGAACACAAAATGAGAAAAGCTGGAGCACTACATTGACTAAACACAGTTGGggaatatatttatttcaaaatactttattatattgACAATTCAAACAATGAATATAATCTACACATCTACATTTCAGGGACTGTTTTTCCCTCAGAGTCTGTTTCGTCGATGTTGTCGCTCTCGGGTTCCAGATACCTCAGGATTTGCAGCATTGTGTTGTTATCTAATCCCATGGCCGTGTCCTCGTGCTCCGCGGTTCTTTTTTCTGGCGCGCTTTTATCTAAGTAGTCCTGGACGGCACGTTCGAGATTTCCATACACGCGTTGATCCTCGTCACGCATGGGCGTCGGACGCCTCTGTCCCTGTGAGAGCATTTCCGACGCCAAGTAATTGGCCAGTTCGTCTTCCTCTCCAGCGGTGTTGTCATAATCATCCTTGCTGGTTTCCCTCTCATAATAACGTGATGTGTTTGGTTGCGTCGGCCGTTTGTTGTTCTGCTGCGCTGCATTTACCATCTCAAGGATGTTTAGGATGTCCTGGGCGACTCTGTTGCCCTCCGATGTCTCGAGCGGTCGCCGGTGAGGTGCTGCAGCGAAAGCCTTGTGAGCAGTTGCGTAGGGTGTACGTGACTGTGCCGGGATTCCGGTTAGATCCTTCCGCCTCTCGTTTTGGAGAAGCTCAAGGACTTCCTCTGGTGGGATCTGAAGCTTCTGTGAGATTTTTATTATCTGGGACAAAGACTCAGGGAATGTGTTGTGCATGGGCTTAATTTCCCTCTCCTCCTCgtcctcctcctcatcctcatcaTCTTCATCCACATCTTTTTTCTCCACCTCTCGGTCACTTTCTTGCTCGTTCTTGCTGGCCTCTTGTCTTTTCTGCTGCTCCTGCTCTTTCTTTTCTAGTATTTGCAGAAGATAGTAGTCCACAAGCTTTGCAATGTCCTCAGGCTCCTCCTCTTTTCTTGTCTGGAACCAATTGGATTGGTTGGATCTTTTGAcatcatcctcctcctcctcctcctggtCATCATCCTCAAGGTCACGATCAAAACCATgcctctctctttcttcttcttcggTCTCTATTTGCTCCTCCAGAGGTGCCCATTCATCTGTTCCCATGATGTCCTCCAAGACCATCTTCCTCTGCCTGTACAAGTCGttatcctcctcctcctcatcatctTCTTCAACATCATCCCGTTTGCTCTTGGCCTTAGTTGTGGAGATTCCACTCAGTTCCTCAAACACAGACTGAAGGGTGGCCAGTTTCTGGGGTGTGTACTGTTCTTCCGCATTCTCGTTGGTCCGTTTGAGCGGCTGATCCTGATCCTCCTCATCCTCAAACATAAGTGGATACTGCCTGTGTCGTCTCCGGCTATCTGGATCGGCCCATGAGGTCCTCCCATAGTTCTCAGCAGACGTTTCCACCTCTAATTGTTGTTTTGGTCTTGGGAAGGGGTGGATGATATATCGAGGTTGAGTTGCAATGATCTTCTGAGGCATTTTCTGAGGGATTGCGTATCGAGGTTGAGTCGCAGTGACCTTCTGGGGCACCATGTGTTCCTCAGTCTGTTGTAGTGTCTTAAGCACGGCTTGAAGCAATTCTTGAGTGTTGtccctctcttcctctctctcctccATGCCTCTATCCATCCGGCCAGGAGCTGCCAGTTGTAGCATTGAACGGATGCTCTCCATGTCGTCCTCTTCCTGATCCGGCTGATGCTCGTCAGAAAGGGGATCAGATGGGGTTCTCTGGCTGAGGCTTTGGATGTAGCGTAGAGCTCTGAGCATCTCAGCACTCGGAGGAGGACGGATCTGGGATGCAGGTCCATAAGAGACGGGTTCAGTTCCACTCAGCCGATGCTCTCTTAGTGTGGCCCCTTGAACTCCAAAAACAAGAGAAAGGAAAAGGGGCAGAAGTAGGAGCGAGGGGAGGACGAACACCCCTGTTGCACAGCATCTAGATGATGACGACATGATTTACCTGACAGCGGGAGGGAGAGAAAGATGAGAGATGGTGAGTCAGACAGTTTttcatggaaaaaaaaagatgcaaatgCTGTCCCTAGGGCAGGACCCTTTCAAAAGGTACTAAAATCAACCATTTCGAtactaatatgtacctttaaggtaATAATATGGACCCTTTAAGGGTCAATAAGGTATAAAGTTGTAcattttgaaaaagtactaccccAGTGACtgcttttgtatttttttctgagtGTACAGCACATGTACAAA containing:
- the scg2a gene encoding secretogranin-2, with the translated sequence MSSSSRCCATGVFVLPSLLLLPLFLSLVFGVQGATLREHRLSGTEPVSYGPASQIRPPPSAEMLRALRYIQSLSQRTPSDPLSDEHQPDQEEDDMESIRSMLQLAAPGRMDRGMEEREEERDNTQELLQAVLKTLQQTEEHMVPQKVTATQPRYAIPQKMPQKIIATQPRYIIHPFPRPKQQLEVETSAENYGRTSWADPDSRRRHRQYPLMFEDEEDQDQPLKRTNENAEEQYTPQKLATLQSVFEELSGISTTKAKSKRDDVEEDDEEEEDNDLYRQRKMVLEDIMGTDEWAPLEEQIETEEEERERHGFDRDLEDDDQEEEEEDDVKRSNQSNWFQTRKEEEPEDIAKLVDYYLLQILEKKEQEQQKRQEASKNEQESDREVEKKDVDEDDEDEEEDEEEREIKPMHNTFPESLSQIIKISQKLQIPPEEVLELLQNERRKDLTGIPAQSRTPYATAHKAFAAAPHRRPLETSEGNRVAQDILNILEMVNAAQQNNKRPTQPNTSRYYERETSKDDYDNTAGEEDELANYLASEMLSQGQRRPTPMRDEDQRVYGNLERAVQDYLDKSAPEKRTAEHEDTAMGLDNNTMLQILRYLEPESDNIDETDSEGKTVPEM